CGCGACCCTGACCGCGGCCGCGGCTACACCCCCGATCACCTCGACGTTGACCGCCGGCCTTATCGGCGCGCAGCGTCGCACGGCCAGCTGATGGCGGCGCTTCCGCGGTTCGGGGAGGTCTCGCATGCCCTGGAGGGGTCGGTGCTGCCCGGCGGTATGCTGTGGCTGATCGTGTCCAACGACGACTACAACCGGATCAGGCGGCGGTTCGTTATCGTGGAAGTGGTCTCGGAGCCGCTCTCGGGCGACGCCATCATCTGCGATCTCGGCCCGGTCGGGGTGGCGATCACCGGCACCGTGCATACCGTCGGGCCGGGCTGGTTCGCGGGCTCGGAAGAGCCGATCGCGGTCATAGACGAGGAGACCGCGCGCCAGGCCGCCGACCAGATTCGGCACAACGTCCTGGGCCCGTAGCAACCTCGGGCCATCGAGGATCGATGTTCGGGCCGAAAACCACTCGCTCGCAGCGTAAGGATGCGCGACTATCGGAGGATGAGCAACCCCTTCGCGTCCGGACATGAATGCGACTGGCTGGCACCAGGACTCGAAGTTGTCGCGCTGCGTCTGGCCCGCGCTGACGCTGCCGTCTACGAGCTGTGCCGGGTCGCGGCTCTGTGGTCTATGCGGGGTCCGTTGGAGATCAAGCAGGTCGAGCGCACGGCCGGCGTCCTGGATATTGAGGTGATCGCGGTTCGGCCGGTGCCACCGGTGGTGGGCATGTTGTTCAGCGAAGCGGTGAACCATCTTCGGTCGGCGATCGAGAACACTCTGTTCTATCTGGTGGAGCAGAGCCGCGGTGCAGCGCTGCCCGAGGAGCAGGCGAAGCGGATTGAGATGCCCGTCAAGGCCGACTCGCTGGGTATGGCCGAATGGCACAAGTCGGTTGCCCGCAAGGTCCCCGAACTGGCCGCTGGCACCGTATTAGGGGGACGTGTTGCGGTCTTGCAGCCGTACGCGGATCCCACCGCGATCCCGTCCGTCGAACCAAGCGTGGCGGCCCTGATGGGCGTTCAGCCGGAATATGAGGCGCCCTTGGTTCTCTTGCAGCGGTACTCGAATACCGATAAGCATCGGTCGATTCGGGTTGGCGTCGCGCAGACGATGTTTAATCTCGACAGCACCCCCGATCCTGCCCGCAAGCGGGTGTTCGAGCCCATCGAGGTGGGGACGGTGCTGGCGAGGGTGCCGAAGGGCGTGCTTGAGTTCGGTGAGGCGCAGACCGCGGTAGTTGTCGAACGACCAGACACAGCAACGATGGTGGCACCGGCGATGGAGTTGACTCGCTTGCATCGGCATGTCGCTGACGTTGTGATCCCGACGCTGGTCACAGGTCTGGTCTTGCCGCGCAGCCTGCCACCAGGTCTTGATCTGGACGACACGGGTCTGTCCCTCCGCGAACGACTCCAGGTCGGCGATTGGGCGTACGCGACTGACCGATTCGGCCCTGAACGCGAAGCGCTCTACCTTAAGGCGATGCAGGCGCCCGCCCAGTTCCTCGATGTGGAACCGTCGGGCGAGTAAGCCCGGAGCTCGTGTGGCCGACTCTACGCGTGCCGCGTCAAGCAACACGGTCGCTGACCTAGTGCCGAATACGTCCTCGCAGAGGAATTGTCGCGGTAATGCGGTCGGGCTGACCGCGCTGGTCCGCGGCGTGACCCAACACGATGTTCGCGGTGATCGCCGCCGACGCGGCCGCGTGGCCCGCTACAGCTGCCCAATTACCGATATCCGGGTGGCGGAGCGCGCGGCCGGCGAACGCACGGTAGTGCCGATGACAACAAGTCGACCGGCAGTCCGTATCGACTGCGGGCGTCATGCGTGACTTGTCGATGTCGCGGCTGGGCGTCGCTGTTTCTCGGGCTGGTGGGTTGCGCGAGGTGCGAATCGACTGGCGTGGTATTTCGGCGGCGAGCAGCGCCGCTGTCAGGTTGGCGTGCTCGTCTTCGATGGTGGTGCCGTTGTGGCGGGCGCGCTCCTGGGGGACGAACAGCGGATCGGAGTGATCGCGTTGGTAGAGACCGGATCGCTGTCGGGGCACCAAGGTCAGCAGCCGCTGCTTCATGAGGTCGTCGTAGCGGCGGTCGGCGTCGCGCCAGCGCGCCGCGAGCCGTCGCAGCACGAGCGTATCGCGAACGCATAGGGCCTCAATCCTGTTGGCGCCGCCCCACACTCAGACGCACCTCCACCTCGAGGGGATGGTGCGCGCGCAGCCACCCATACCCGCGCGGCAACGAGATCAGCATCTTCCAGCCCGTGCAGACCGCGGCCGCCGTGGTGAGCGGCAGGACGCCGGTCTGGGCGGGCTGCTGAATCAGCTCCCACGGCGCGAGCATGCCGGTGAGGGCGTTGAGCGCGGCCGCCTCGGCGGTCCAGTGCAGCCGTTGATCGACCGCACGCCGCAACGCGGTGAACGCGCCGGGATCGGGGGCGTCGCCCAGGCTGGGCACCGGAGAGCTCTCGGCACGCCACCGCGCCGGCGGCGGGGCAGGTGCGGGGTCTTTCGGTGCGGGTGCAGGATGCGCGACCATGTTGGTGGCCCTTTCAGTCGGCCGAAGCCGGGCGAGATCGCGTCGTCGCCGTGGAAAGTTGCGACACGGTCTCCTCCGGTGCGTCCCCACGATGGGGCCGTGGCATCGACTGTGGACTGGGAATACTTTTCCGCCAAGCCTGGGATTACGCGCTGATCTGCGGGAATGTGTTTTCCCGCAGTGCTTTAGGTTTTCCCGTCGCGGGGCGCGGCGAGGGATTACGGTACAGGTGCGAACTACCACCGTACGAAGGACGACTGTGTCCAGGCCGCGTAAACGTCCCGACCCCACCGACGTTGCCGCGCCGATCTGCAATGCGGTAATCGACCTGCTCGAACGCGCCAACCTCTCCAATCTTGAGGTGTTGAGGCGCACGAAGCTGAGCATCTCGAAAACAACGCTGACCCGATACCTGCTGGGGCAGAACGGGGCTCGGCCCTCCCCCGAGCTGGTCGGCACCGTGGTCACCGTGGTCGCCGACGAGTTACGCGTCAACCCACACAGTCTCTACTCCGAGTACCCGGTGCTACGGGACTACGTGCAACCGGCCCCGGTGCCGCACAACGGCTTCGATGCATCCGAAGCAGAACAGGTACATCGCATCCCTGGAGATTTCGTGGAGAAGGTCGGCTGGCTGTGGGAACAGGTCATCGACGGCAACGAGTATATGGCCGCGGTTGCCCTGCATGGATTCTCCCCCGACCCGTTCAACGCCGCCGTTGCCTTGAGAATGATTGCCAAGCGGGACACCGGTGGCGCCGCAGCGCTGCTGCGAGCCCTCAGTGAAATCTACGGGCCCGCCTATGCCGAGAAAATTCTGGAGGGCCTGGATCGAGAAGCCGTGGCGAGTTTCGATGTGAGCAACTACCGCCAGAGCCCGCAGCCATTGTGGAACCCAGCTCACCGCGACATGCTTGAAGAGAGCAACCCCCGGCTCATCGGTCGCCGCCTCGGCATGCTGATCGGACGTGGTGACCACGCGCAAGCCCGGGAAGAACTGGCCAGGATCGCCGTGATGGATGCCCGATCCGGCAGTAGTAATGCTGTTCAGGTGCTCTACGGCATCGTTGAACCAGCACACCCCGGATACGAACGCGCACTCATTGCCTTGAACGCGGTGGTCACCCCGACAGATCAGAGCATGGCGTTGTACACCATCGTCGCCGCATTGTTGGTCGACGCGCGCGCCTCCGGCACCGCAGGCGATCACGACGCGCTGATCGCGGGGTTGTCACCGCCGGCTTTCGGCGCACTGCTTCGCCGGTTCAGCGCGCGGAGCCCGCTGACGAGCACCCCAGCGGGACGGGCAAATCTCACCGACTTCCTCGCGGCGGCGACCTTCGAGCAGGTCACGGAGGCGATGCCGCGAATCGACCCCGAACACAGCATCGATCAAATAGCCGCCGTGCTGCTCGCCGACAACCCGGGCCGCCTGCTCACTGTCACAGCCCATGTCCCCGGCCCTGCCGCAGAATTCGCACTGCACGCGTTCACACAATGCGAAACACACTGGCCCGAAGGCCCTTCGAAGAGTGTTTTCGTCGGCAAGCTCATCACCTACGTACGGAATGAAACCGATGAATTCCTCGCTTGCCTTGCTCGAACCTGGCCGCAGGAGACCATCGTCGAGCTGGTTGCGGGCATCATAAGCGGCCACGGGCACGGCACGAGCCAAGGTCTTCAATCCCTCGCGGCGCTCATCGTGTTCGCTGATCCGCCCTTCCGTGCGACGCTCACGCATCGAGTCTTCAGCGGCCTCGGCCACACCGACAGCGGGACTCGTCCCGAGGCGGATGCGGTGAAGACGTGGGTTGCGGTGATCGTGCGGTCCCCCGACATCGCGAAAGCCCTGGAGCCGACCGTCTCTGCGTTTCACGGTGCGATGCTGAAATTTCGCTATCCCCGGACACCGACGCAGGATGACCCTGTCTGGACACCGGAATTGGCCTGGAATACCGCAATGGAGGCACTTGAGGAAGGCGACTTCCCCACAGCGGCCGTGGAATTGCGGAAACTGCCACCTCGGTTCGATGCCACAAAACTTCCCTGGCTCAGTGCGAACAGTGGGGCGCCTGCCCCGGAAGCGGACCGAGACCCATCGCTCACCGAGCTGAACTGGCGGCTCGCACTGCGACGAGTTTTCCCGCCTCGCGCCGGACGCTAGCGGTCCCTCCTGGCGAGTCGGATGGCGATGTCGCTCCCGCGTTATGGTGTTGCCGCTGCACTCTTTTCACGGTGATCGAGGGGGAGGTCCACGGCTGGCAGGGCACGCCTGTGTGGCGCGGTAGCCGCCAGCTGTATCGGCGCGGGGCCGATCGTTGGGATTGCGCGGCATAAGGCTATGCGGACTTCGCGTCAAAAATTGCGCGCGCTAGGCACCTCCGCAGAGACCTTCCCCGCCGTGCGGCTACGCCTAGCGGCCGAACTCGACCGAGCCCGGGGCGCCGGACGGCTGTGGGGCGCAGTCAATCCCGCTTTCATTCGCTGTGGCTGGGCTCCAGCCAGTTAGCGCAGTTCAGCTCGTCCGCTCTCGCCATTGCGAGCCCACCACCCGACTACCAGTGGTCCGAAACCGGCAGGCAATGACCGAAATCGCGCGGGTAGGTGGCATTCTCGTTACCTTCAGCGGATGTGGCAGTACACCCTATGGGGGATGCTCGGTGCGGCTGCCAATTGCGGCGTCGTATTCCTCAGGCACAGCAAGCATGTGAAGGGCTGGCCTTGGCTGACAGCCAACGGTGGTCCGGGCGGAGATGTCTATTTGGCCTGGATCGCGGCCGAGATCGCCGTGGCCGGTGCGGGCACCTCCGCCCTCACCGCGATAGCGGGGGTCGCCAATGCAGCGGTCGCCTTCGGAGCGGGCGCCGCCGCTCCGGTGCTGGTGGAGAAGCTCGCCGCCTACGGTCAAGCAGCCTTGTCGGGCCCGGGAGAGCCTTCGGACGCTGAGAAGATCCGGAAGAAGGGCGAATTGCCGCCGGGCAAGCCTGCCGAGAAAGACACAGCGAAACAGCAGGTCGATGATGATGCCTAGCAACGACTCCTGGACACGACGGCTGCTGTCGGTAGCAGCTGGCACATGGCCGACATTCCAGCCCGCCCCTGCGGCTCCTCCCACCATTCACGACTCGTTCTGGCGACGGCTGCTCTCGATCACCGCGGGGACTTGGCCAGCATTCGAGCTCAACCCCGATCAGTACCGGCGGCCAGGCAAGGGCACATCAGCGGACAGTTCTGAGGGCTTGCTCGACGAGATTCGGCGCGCACCCAGAGAGCGCGGATGGCTCGTCCGCGAGGACAGGCTGCCCGCCTGGGACCTCACTAATGCGCAATTGTCCGGTCGGGATCTGACCGGTGCGAACCTGGTCAGCGCCAACCTCACCGGCGCGAACCTGACCGAGGCGAACCTGAACCACGCGAACCTTGTCGGCGCGAACCTGACCGAGGCGAACTTGTACGGTGCGAAGCTGGTTCACGCGAGCCTGCTCGGTGCGAAACTGATCCGGGCGGACCTGAGCGGCGCGGATCTGGATCGGGCGAACTTGACCGAGGCGAATCTGAATGGCGCGAAACTGGCCTGGGCGAATCTGAACCACGCGAATCTGTACGGTGCGAAGCTGATTCACGCGAACCTGTACGAGGCGGACCTGAACGGCGCGGACCTGAACGGCGCGGACCTGGAGGGCGCGGATCTGCTCGGCGCGAACCTGACCAGCGCGGAGCTGGGCGGCGCGAACCTTCGCGGCACGGATTTGACCGGAGCAGCCTTGCTCCGTGCGCATGCCCACATCGCGGATCTGACCGGTGCAAAGCTGACCAACGCGGACCTACGGAACACAAACCTGACCGGGGCGCTGCTGACGAGCGCGGACCTGACCGGCGCAAACCTGACCGGAACGGACCTGGGTGGCGCGAAACTAGTCGGGGCGACGCTGAGCCCGTTGGCCGAGTTGACGGATGTGTTGTGGTCGGAGGCAACGGAGTGGGGACACCGGGAGCACGAGATCTCGTTCCGTTCGAGGCAGACAGATTCCGGGCAATGGATACTTAACCCGACTCCCGGGAGATTCGATGGAGCACTGCAATCCTTGTGACGCATGCAGCCCGATGTCGGCTTCGCCGCACGGGTCGCCTGATAGTCCGTCGACGTGCACGTTACCGAAGCCCCTTCGGCCATCGGGGTTCAGTCGGCACAGCAATGGAGTCTCCTCCCCATGGAACTCCGCGTGCTGCGTGACGAGCTCGGCGCCGCCGCGCCGAGCGTTGAAGCGATCGCGAACGCGACAGAAGTTTCCCGTTCGGCGATCCACGCCGCGCTCGGTGGCAGGGCACTGAACACGACATTTACGCGACAGTCGCTGGTGGTGTGGCTACGGTCGGTGGCCAATCCTGCGGCTCAACATTGGCTGGTTTCGCGTTGAAATCGTTGTCCCACTCGAACTCCGGGGCCGGTGGCCCCCATTGCCGGGGTTCGATAAATCGGACCTTGCCCGTTCCGTAGTCGGTTGCCATAAACGTTGTCGGCCCCCCGAATGCAGATCTGTTGAACCAGGTGTCGCTGTTGAAGGTGGCCCTGTCGAACCTGGTGTCGCCGTTGAAGTTCGCGTCGGTGAACCTGGCGCGGCCGCTGAAGGTCGCCTCATAGAACCCGGTGCCGCTGTTGAAGGTCACCTCGCCGAATACTGTGGTGCCGGTGAAGGTGGCCCTGTCGAACCTGGTGACGCCGTTGAAGGTGGCGCCGGTGAACCCGGAGTCGCCGCTGAAGGTCGCCTCGCCGAACTCGGCGGTGCCATAGAAGGACGCCCTGTCGAATTCAGTGGGGCCATTGAAGGTCGCCTTCTTGAACCAGGCGAGGCTACGGAAGGTCGTCTTGTCGAACCTGGTGCTGTGGTTGAAGGTTGCCTGCTCGAATCCGGCGTGGCGGCTGAAGGTCGCCTCGCCGAACCACGTCATGCGGTTGAAGGATGCGCCGTCGAATGCGGCCTCGCCGCCGAAGGTCACCGTGTGGAACGTGGCGTCGCTGATGAAGGTCGTCCCGAGGAACCTCGCGCGGCTGCTGAAGGTCACCTCGCTGAACCGGGCGATGCCGTTGAAGGTCGCCCTGTCGAACCAGGCGCTGTCGCTGAAGGTCGCCGCGCCGAATCCGGCGGTGCCGGTGAAAGTCACTTCATCGAATCGGGCAGCACCGGAGAATACGGCCCCGGCGCAGGTCGACGTCTTCAAGGTGAGCGGTGCGGAAATCGAAATCACTTGCCGACCAACTGCATTCGGCTTCTGGGCGCAGGCGGCTCGCGATGACGCGAACGATAGTCTTCCGAACCTCGCTGTCGTTTTGTCGGTATTCGGTGTGTTCTTCCTGCTCGATCTCATCTCGGCGACTGACCACGCTCTTCGTCACCAGTTTCGTACGGCCGGATTCACCCTGTTCCGGGTCGTAGGGCAGGCGCAAGTAGCCGCACAGAACGTCGATGCACTGCTGCCGGCTCGCCCCGGATCTCTCGTCGGCGACACCGGCCATCGCGAATACCCCGGCGATACGAATAGCTGCGGACTTGTCGGCCAGCTGTGCTGCTGCCGCTCCGAACCTTTCCCACAACGCGGCCTCCCGCGCCTGTGCGGTGTCGTCGGCGTGCCGTTGTAGCTCGCGCGTCATCTGTTCGTTGTGATGTTCTTCGGCCTGTCTGCGGGTGTCTACGCCATTGAGGTAGGTCAGGATTCCGGCGGTGAGTACCGCCGTTCCGCCCAGCAGGGTGGCCCACGGCTGCGAAAGATGCGAGAGGCCGGTCTCCACCCCCGACAGCGCAGCCGCGCCGAACCCAGCTACCCCGGCCGCGCCCAACATGAGCCCCAGTGAGCGCCGCCGCAATTCGACCGACCCACGGCGCGTGGGCTTCTCCCCTTCGGACACGAACGCGACGGTACAGACCCCGGGCCCGCCTAGATGGGCCTTCGCGATTCAGACCCGAAGGCGTAACCGTACGGCGGAGCGAGTGCGTCACCCGAAGCCCTCCGCCGAGCTCGTTATCCGGTGCGCGAGAACCGCTTCCGGGCTGAAGCGGCGCGGGGGAGCGGGGCGTGCCAGCGGGAGGTGCCGTCGCCGCCGTCGGTGAGTATCAGTTCGGCGTTGTAGGGGCGGATGTGGCGGCCGGACACGGCCATTTCGAGGTGCACGCCTCGCACGCGCCCGGAGCCGGCGCCCAGGCCCTGGGCTTCGAGCTGAGTAACTACCCAGGGCAGATATCCAGGGCGGTACCGGGTGACATTGCCCTTGAGGCGCAAACCGCGGATGAACTGCTCGTAGCCGATCCCAGGGTGGAGCTGCAGCCGAAACACGTTGTCTTGGACGGCCTTATCCAGCGCCT
This DNA window, taken from Nocardia sp. XZ_19_385, encodes the following:
- a CDS encoding pentapeptide repeat-containing protein, producing MTFGGEAAFDGASFNRMTWFGEATFSRHAGFEQATFNHSTRFDKTTFRSLAWFKKATFNGPTEFDRASFYGTAEFGEATFSGDSGFTGATFNGVTRFDRATFTGTTVFGEVTFNSGTGFYEATFSGRARFTDANFNGDTRFDRATFNSDTWFNRSAFGGPTTFMATDYGTGKVRFIEPRQWGPPAPEFEWDNDFNAKPANVEPQDWPPTVATPPATVA
- a CDS encoding pentapeptide repeat-containing protein, whose amino-acid sequence is MPSNDSWTRRLLSVAAGTWPTFQPAPAAPPTIHDSFWRRLLSITAGTWPAFELNPDQYRRPGKGTSADSSEGLLDEIRRAPRERGWLVREDRLPAWDLTNAQLSGRDLTGANLVSANLTGANLTEANLNHANLVGANLTEANLYGAKLVHASLLGAKLIRADLSGADLDRANLTEANLNGAKLAWANLNHANLYGAKLIHANLYEADLNGADLNGADLEGADLLGANLTSAELGGANLRGTDLTGAALLRAHAHIADLTGAKLTNADLRNTNLTGALLTSADLTGANLTGTDLGGAKLVGATLSPLAELTDVLWSEATEWGHREHEISFRSRQTDSGQWILNPTPGRFDGALQSL